CAAACGCTGGCCAAATGCGTGAGTCTGGCTGGCTGTCTGTCTGGTGGGAATCCCTTGGACACCAAGGAAAAAAGGGACATGGCGACTGGGGGCTTCCCCAGAAGcgaggcaacaacaacatgggCCAAACACTGCCATGCGGCAGCGACGCGACCGCGCTGCCAGCAACATTCAGCGGCGAGACTCTGGCACTCTGGCACTCTGGCGAAGAAGCCTCGGCAACATCCACAGTCGTTCCTCGGCCGAGCAACCGTCTGCATCGCGCGCACTCTCGAAGCGATTTGGAGCCGCACCAACCCTCGGAGGACCAGCGGGAAGTGTTCACCACCCAGCAGAGGCGCCACCAAGTCGCGTTCCGCATCCCCAAAGGATTCGCATAGACATTCCAAGGAAGCAGCAGCCATGTCAGCGGTGCCGATGAAAGCCTTTCTGGCTGGCGTTTTCTTGCTGGCCAATGCCTGGCACATCACAGGTGAGATGTGTTCAACGTCCAAAGTGGCGATCAGcaaactggaactggaacgCTCTTAGGCCTCCTTGTAAACATAAAACCCCCAAGAGGTGGCCCAATTTTCCAGCAGTGTTCGGGTGCAAAGAGAAAATTCTGAGAGTTCAGTGGTTTTCAAAGTAAACACCCTACTTAATTACAAAATGTGCTCAAAACTAAGCATCATTTCGGACAGCAATTTTCTTCTGTGCACCTGTAATTCCATCTGGCCCACAAGGTCGCCGATCCGCATAAAGTTTGAGGTGTGATGGTTTTTATACCCAGAGCCCATGaatgaaatttgtttcaattttcccGAAATTTGTTTATGTACTTTTTCCGCCGTCCATTTAACGATTTTCCCTTGCGGTATTTATACAAATTCCCAAAATTTGGCTTACAACTAAAAAAGTTTCAGGTGAAATCCATAAAATATACTTGGCTATTTATGTTTCTCTCGATTCGAACGCAGATTTATGAACGACACTTAAAATGATGGGTTCGTTTTTATCTGtcgtaaacaaattaataaaggATGGGTGGAATAGAATGAAACATTAATGGGAGGTATGTGGGCTCAAATATAGAAGCgcttatttgtatattttgcaTTGAACGTGTAGAACGTGTAGAAAGAGAAAGATAGAAACACGTGTAGAAAGACATTTGAAAATTATGAGCAATATTCTTTTTTGCGAGGCGTAAGGCGTAAGGCGTAAggtttaaaatgaaaagatgaagtgttttggtttttagtgTAGGAACTAGGAGTATTGAATTGTTTATTgtatttctatttttgtttttaataaaacaaatgtaCTGCATAAATTGCATAGTCATCCTGattttaaagtatatatttcataatatACTTCACGTTCCCTCATTAGGTATAGATCAAGTTCGTGGGTCATTGCTTCCTTGATGAACATCGTTCCATATATACACGTGCATATCCGCAGTTCGAGAATTTTCACGCTTCTGAATGATTGGCAACCTGCATGCCctataaatacaaatattcgCTCGACTGCCAGACATTTCgatatttattttcacagTCATTTCAGAACGACTCACATGATTAGCCAAACAGAATCTAAACGACGATATGGAAATGCAGTTTCCATATTTCCATGGCCCGTTGAATGCCTTTGAATCGCTCCTGACTTTGATGAGGGTAATTAAGGAGCGAGGATTGTGATTGGGTCATTAGGCGGTGAATCGAAGCAGCAGCTCCGGCCCCCTGTTGCTCTCAGTTCGCCTTTCCCGGTGTCCTGCAATTATCTAATTGCTCTGTTTTTGCTACGGTTTCAATCTGGGTTTACGAGACTCGGGGAGTGCGCATGTCAGAGTGGCGCCAGGATGTCGCCTGCTCCAGTTTCCCGCTGTCTTTGACATCTGGCATCccacatcccacatcccaCATCCCCCGGAAAATCTCTAGCCCCACTTGGCAGGAAACTATGTCAGAGTCTGGCCGTCTCCGTGGGGGTTAGTTCTGCGTTTCTCGACTTCAACTGCGTAATTTGCGCAAACTGATAGTGCAGGCAGACAAAAGTTGCGGGCTACCCTCGTTCAGGAAGCGGAGATTATCCTGACACACATCCGATCCGTATCGTATTATATTGGTGATTCCTGCGCTACATTTAAGGGGGTTGCTCTTGCTTATGCAAAAGTGGAGTGTTTCGAAGGAACGCAGACAGGGGCGTGGAGGGCAACTTCCTTCAAAAGAAGTCTCAGCTTTCAATTACCCGAGGACTGCTTTAAAAGAAGCCACACCAAGTCGTGCCATGTGCGTGACCTCAGCGAATGCTTTTAGAGTGTTAAGCGGGGGCGATAAATAACCCTTGAACGGCGACCTTGGATGCCACTGGAAAAAAGTGTTGCGAATTTTTTAAGGGATATGTATTGGGCCATGTCTTTTTTCACCATATTCGGGGTATATGgactaataattttaaattgcttaattACCACACCTAAGTGGAGAATTGAAAGACAtcattttttctgtgtgtagCTGTGGGAAACAACCTTGTACTCACACTATACAACTTTTAGCTGTGCCAGTTAGCAGAAATTGCCCTAAAAACCCCCAAACAAAATAGCCGAAAGATTGCAAACTGTAGGAAGGTTGTGGCACTGGATTTTGCATATGACCAGTCGATGTAAGGCTGCCAGGCTCTTCAACCAACTGGCATCCCAAGGTCACTGCAACTGAAGCCTGCGGagcgtatacgtaatatcgCCACCTCTAGCGTAATACTGTAATTTAGCTGGGAAGGAAGATTATAAATATGTTATAGTCAATATTTGACAGTCACCACTCCTTCAAGGCACCCTTTACAAGACGGTTTGCCCTCAAGGTGCGCTAGTTGAGCAACTGGACTCGTGGCATGTTTGCCTTTTCTTGTGGTAAACAGGCATGTCCTGGCAATTTCGCCGGGCAGGACATGCAAAACTCTTTCAAGGACATGATTGACGATCTTGATTTACTGTCGCGCCAAATCACGCAATCATATCAACACAAttagaggagtttccctcgCCGTTTCACACATCAACTGAGCTCTTGCACTAATTAAATCATTTGTCCAATTCTAAAAATAGTTGAGACTCATCCGAACAGCTTGTTATATGAATTCATATGTTTAAGGTGTGAAAACTTAATTGAATGTGCGAAATGAACGCGGTGAACGgaagaataacaaattattatgaaaacaaaaataaacaacattttgaaCTAGTAATATCTTcacaaaagggaaaaatatcaaaaagaCAAAAAGCAAACTTGTTGTGTGTCCTACATTATTAATCAACACCTTAACAGAATTTAGTACGGTGTAAAGATAGAAAATGGTCAACTTGGTACAGTTAACGAAGAAACACCATAATACTAAGAATATAAGGTGCTTTTAGTTTGAACTCATTACTTGGCAAGATATTCTTCATTCACTGCTTCACGAATTCCGAATCACCCCGCCCTTCAGCAGCCAGAATTCggttacgtatacgtaataaaACTCAACTGGGGCGCCACATCGACTGGCCACGCATTCTCAATTTTCGCAGTAGGCGACTCGAAGGGGCGGCACatgaagatgatgatgtcAACCTCTGACTGAAGCACACCAAGCAATGTCACCCTCTTTTGAATTTAGTTCCCAAACAAATATCCTTTTTGGTCGCATTTAGCGATCCGAAAATATGACACCTTGAAAGAGGTCAACTGAAGCTTGTCACCCCGATGGAGTTACTTCtattactactactactattattattactacTACTTTACAGCTGTAAATGAGCAGCACCAGAAGCATCATCTGCAGTGCTGGCACTGCAGCTCGGACACCATTGGGGCGGAGGACTTCTGCGACGTGACCTTCCAGGAGGACAACATTCCCACTGACCTGATCAAGGAGCGGAACATCAATCTGCTGAGGAGCTGCAACAGCACCATTAACTCCGATCACGAACGGGCCGTTTGCCGCAAGACCGTGGAGGAAAGTGAGTAATCGGATAGTCGCACTTCCACATATACATCGAAAACAATTGAAGGCAACTCTTATGCAAATTCCAGATAATGGCAAGCAGGTCACCAAGCGGTTCTGCTACTACACCAACAAATCAGATCCCGTGGAGCTGTGCAACATCACCAGTCCGGAGAAGAATGTGCGCCGGATATTCTGCGAGGACTGCCTCACCGATCGCTGCAACGGAGCCTTTGCGGGAGCATCCATTTTGCAGATGCTGTTGCTTCTGCCCATTGTGGCCCTGATCCAACAGTTGGCCATCTAAGCAAAGGATCCCCAGtcgcttttcttttcagtTGGAACGTGATATTTTGCCTGGCCTCACGGCCCGCGCTGTTGCTGATTTACGTTTACGTTTAAGTTTACGTTTACGTTTCCATTTAGCTCGAATTAACTTAGTTTCGGGGACACTAGCCCCACCACTCATTAGCTTACATTCAGATGGAAGGTTAAGGATCGTTTATAGGTTTATAGTTTGCCTGGCCGAGTGCCGATGTTTGCCAAGCTCAAATTCCAAAAGAAATCCAATTCAAACTTTTAACAAACAACACAATACCATAACGAAAGAAACTAtaagtaaatgaaaaaatattcagTAGCGATTAAACCCCCAAGCACAGTAAATACTCACTTATTAGACAATGTACAACATGATATTTTAATGTAAAGAACACAAGCCTTCACCTATGTAATTATCTCAGAAGCTAGACAAAGAAAAACACGCACTTAAAATCAAGGTGTTAAAGCACTCGAAAATACAAAACCGAAAACACTACATGGAGCTCGCGCACTCGGAGTGTCATTTGTGGGTTGGACTTAAAGGAATTTTAGAAGGTCTATAACTGCGTCAACAAGTCGTTGTTTCGTGTTTTGATCCAGCCCAGGATAGAATTCCTCAATTTGGATGCTTTGCCAGAGCTTAGCCATGTATTCGCTGAACTCCTGGCTATTTTTTTCACCACTCTTATATCGTTTGTAAAGAATCAACTCGGCTTCCACCATTGAAGAATAGGACTCCCGATTGCCGATATACAGCTGGTAGAGAAGCGCGGCCAGCCTGGTGGATCTCTCCAGGCTGTAAGCCCGACGAATCACTACTCCTAGGATCCTAGTCAGTTGGTCTGTCCCAAACAAACAATGGAGTTTCCGGGAATGGTGTCCTATCGCCAACTGCCACTTGCCCAGCTCATGATCCTCCGATTGCAAGGCTTGCTGGAACAGATCAGAGCTGTTTAGAGTCTCCAGATGCTCGCGGATCTGTTCGCGAATGAGATAACTCTGCAGGTGGTGACGAACTGTCACGTTACTCTCCTTACGGCACACCACATGCTGCAGCGTCTCCTCCAAATCCTCGATTTTGGCCACATCCCTGGGGTAGTCGGCTTTCAGTTTTCCCCACGTGGCTCCCACCAGAAGGAGCTGCTCGGATACGGTGCCATTGAAGCCCTCGATCAGAAGAAGCATCCGTTTGTTGTCATAGCTGGTCACCTGCGTGCCCAAAGTACCATACGAAGGCGTAAACAGCAAGGGGAGTACTAAAAGTAACGAAGCAAGCATCTCGGAACTGGAAGTGCAACTGAACCAAGAGCAACTGGGTTATCTTTAGGCCCGGCTTATCAGCTTGGTTCTATCGCAAAGATGAGCACATGCTCTTTCAAGGCAATTGTGGCTTCTAAGAGAATGctgaaataatttttaaagttcTGAAGCGGTGATGCTGGTTATACTAAGTTCTCTTTTACTGCTTGCTGTAACATACttgtaaatgcatttatttatatatcacATATTCTTTTCcattgattattttaaaaatcatCGAAGACCCCTCGTATAATCTAACACCAACAAGTGGGCCTTccaaagtaaaaaaaaagagagaaaaaatGAGAGAAATGGAGAATTCCGAATTCCCGTCACTGTTTCACTAATCCGAAATACACATAAAATTTGAATCCAATTAGTCGACCTTAATACGAGGCAATGGAACCCTCGCTGATATCCTGCCGTTGTCCTTGTCCTACTGCCCCAACACAGCCTTCCGTTGACCCATTTAAAGCCCCGTGTCTATCCAGACAGCCCCATCTAATTACATTTATGCTAATTTGCCGTCGTTGTTGATTAGTGGCACCCCATCTCATCTGCGCCTCATTAGGTTTCGATCGTGCTCAATGAGATAAGGGGGCCAAAGGAATGTTTGTCAGCCTTGCCCACGTAAAATCGCTCTACATTTGCTGACATACTTTTGGGCGGAAGCTGAAAAAGCTGGCTTGAGTTAGCTGTCTTCAAGAAGCACTTAGTTTTCTGGGGGATAATCATTTGTCACTCTGTACAGATTCCACAAATAAACACGAATATTTTGTCACCTAGAGTGTTGTATCGATACAAGCTTTGGGAATCGAATGTTAATGAATCTACTTCTGACTCATTACATTCATTCTCAAATATGTAGTAATATACTACAAGGTGagatacatttaaataataagtaaatGTGAAAGCTTGaggaacatttaatttttataataaagGAATGACATATAGAACAAACAGACTAACgtcaaatgcaaaataaataataaaaaaataaaaaaaaatgtaaaatcgAAATCACAATTTAAACCGGTTGCAGAGGCTTGGGAACAATAATAGAAACAAGCACTAAATTTCcactcaaaacaaaaacagagaacgCATTATGAGACGGAAACTTTGAGTCGTTTTCATTATTTCAGAGGGGATTTTGCTGCTTGAACTGCGCTATTGCTTTTGTTACAACCTCCAACTCCAGACAATTTCAGACGTTCAGCTGACATCGTTGACGGCGGTTGATAATCGTGCCTGACtctaaaaaaaattcattttcgAAAAGC
This sequence is a window from Drosophila santomea strain STO CAGO 1482 unplaced genomic scaffold, Prin_Dsan_1.1 Segkk79_quiver_pilon_misjoin1_scaf, whole genome shotgun sequence. Protein-coding genes within it:
- the LOC120457805 gene encoding uncharacterized protein LOC120457805 is translated as MLASLLLVLPLLFTPSYGTLGTQVTSYDNKRMLLLIEGFNGTVSEQLLLVGATWGKLKADYPRDVAKIEDLEETLQHVVCRKESNVTVRHHLQSYLIREQIREHLETLNSSDLFQQALQSEDHELGKWQLAIGHHSRKLHCLFGTDQLTRILGVVIRRAYSLERSTRLAALLYQLYIGNRESYSSMVEAELILYKRYKSGEKNSQEFSEYMAKLWQSIQIEEFYPGLDQNTKQRLVDAVIDLLKFL
- the LOC120457806 gene encoding uncharacterized protein LOC120457806 → MATGGFPRSEATTTWAKHCHAAATRPRCQQHSAARLWHSGTLAKKPRQHPQSFLGRATVCIARTLEAIWSRTNPRRTSGKCSPPSRGATKSRSASPKDSHRHSKEAAAMSAVPMKAFLAGVFLLANAWHITAVNEQHQKHHLQCWHCSSDTIGAEDFCDVTFQEDNIPTDLIKERNINLLRSCNSTINSDHERAVCRKTVEENNGKQVTKRFCYYTNKSDPVELCNITSPEKNVRRIFCEDCLTDRCNGAFAGASILQMLLLLPIVALIQQLAI